In the Besnoitia besnoiti strain Bb-Ger1 chromosome IX, whole genome shotgun sequence genome, AGCCGCCTTCTTGCTGAGCAAGGCCGACAAAAATCGGCACTTCCATAGTTTTAGCCTTGAAGGCGATCGAGGCAGTCGGCGCaaccgcgaccgcggctaGGTTGTTCGCCGAGTAGAACACGTCCTCACTGTCAAAATGTTGAATCTAGACGCAAGCGCAACCGCCCCAACACCCAGCCACGCTTTCGTAAAGACAAATGCCATGTACCGGCAACACGGGTGAGGAAACCAACGTACCGGAAACAACGCGATGCTCAGTACACGATTACACTCGCTGAAATCACAGCTGAGCAGGCATATGTCGGCCGCGTGCAGCAGAGTAGAGAGGCATACTCTCTTTCTAACCGCTAGTGCGCCAGTGCGGTCTCCCTACTCTGAGTCACTGCATTATATGGCTGCGCTTAAACACCGCACCTTAGATCAGCCGATTAACGTGCTGATATCCGTGAGCCTTCGTGCATGTCCCGTTGACCTACACAGGCAGAAGGCTGTGCGTTGCGCAAGTTAACTGCCGCTTACCTCATGCTGTTCATTCAAGCCAAGCAGGACAACCTTCCTGTCATCCAAGTCAGCCTTTGAGATCACCAAGAAGTCCCCCTGGAACTCCTTCGCCAGCTTAACAAAAAGACAGAGACCCTGCAAGAAGTCTTTGCGTTCCTGAATTTACAGCATACAAATATGTCAGTGCGGCCACATTTTCCCATAAGCAACAGCAACAACCCCTGGAACGCAGTATTCAGTTGCACCTTGACCCTGTACCTCCGCCCAAAAATTACATATCTGCATGATGCCGATGTCGACTGGCGCGCTACCTTTAGAAAACGTTTCCTGTGTGCCCCCATCCTTCTCGAATAGTTTTCAGCCAGCATTAACTAAAGTCATCGTTAGAAGAGCGAACAGAGCCCTccgccgaagaggcagaaaaacCAGCCAGCATCATGAAGTTCTGTTGCGCGGTAAAAACAGTCACTATCCCGCTCCGTGTTCGATCGCACACACGCTTCGTTTTAGAGTGACGCGGCAGGAAGGCAATGCCACCATTGCTATCAGCACAGATCTGACAGTATCTTACATCTCGCATCAAAATATTATCGCTCTTGAGGACGATGATTTCTTTCTTCGTGTATTTGAACTGCGGAACCTTCACTTTCGGTCGCATGAAAAACACTGCGTCGTCGACGGCACCGGGACTCCACTGGCCAGTCCACCTTTTCTGCACCAGAAAGTAACAGAAGACGGACAGATGCCACTGATGAGGACGCTAAACTCTGGGAAAACGGCATTCTTCTGCACCAGAACAGATGCATGGAGTTCGAATCCGAGAGTTGCAGAAGCACACGAGACAAAGCTGTTACAAGTCGAGCCGCTCTGTGGAGCTGACGT is a window encoding:
- a CDS encoding hypothetical protein (encoded by transcript BESB_013100); the encoded protein is MMDNTSEPFARLVEVGVKPSKGDEDIDIDSDDGLSSESAAQEACEPPLRPRRRSTVLGPETSGCYLIFNDQQKRWTGQWSPGAVDDAVFFMRPKVKVPQFKYTKKEIIVLKSDNILMRDERKDFLQGLCLFVKLAKEFQGDFLVISKADLDDRKVVLLGLNEQHEIQHFDSEDVFYSANNLAAVAVAPTASIAFKAKTMEVPIFVGLAQQEGGFAVSFDTRQGKK